From the genome of Ignavibacteria bacterium:
GCGTGCGCCGTACTGCAGATTTTTTAAGCAAAGCAACTGCGGTACTAGCCGGAGCGTTAATTGCTTTGTGCATCCTCATCAATCTATTATTCCTGCCTTCACAAACATCTACAACGGATAGCGCTATTCAAGGGAACACACCTTCTGTTCCGATTCAGCAACGATAAGAAAATTTTTTCTTCACGTATCGTATGTTCAGTTTTTGCGCCCATGGCTCAATTGGTAGAGCAGCTGACTCTTAATCAGCGGGTTCCAGGTTCGAGTCCTGGTGGGCGCACGTACGATTTCTTTTAATCAAAACTTTTCTTTCCTTCCATTTTTATTTCGTAACAATGTGAAAACAATCGTATCAACACTGCACGGTTCGAAAGAAGAGAAATACCGAGAGGCGATTTCTCAATTTCAATCGTTGATAGCAGGAGAAAACGACGA
Proteins encoded in this window:
- the secG gene encoding preprotein translocase subunit SecG, whose product is MFTLSLIVLFIVSFLLIISVLMQASKGGGLAGVMAGGQVGTMFGVRRTADFLSKATAVLAGALIALCILINLLFLPSQTSTTDSAIQGNTPSVPIQQR